One part of the Roseomonas gilardii genome encodes these proteins:
- a CDS encoding methionine ABC transporter ATP-binding protein — MSSQEQAPAAIRLRDLTRRFTARGAETLALDGVSLDVAPGEVYGIVGRSGAGKSTLIRCVNLLERPDTGRVEVLGRDMLALDEAGLRQARRGIGMVFQHFNLLSSATVAENIAFPLSIAGAGRAEREARVRELLPLVGLEGKRDAYPAQLSGGQKQRVGIARALASDPKVLLCDEATSALDPETTADILSLIKSLRDRLDLTVLLITHEMAVVKAICDRVAVMQAGRIVEQGRVFDVFTRPQQPVTRLFVAEVIGHAVPPGTVARLPAPQPGEERRLLQVLFAGPHSTRAVVSEASRRFGLDLNIVSGRIDEIGGEPFGLMALAAYGAPAQLAQGVEWMRSLGLDVADVKEGEDH; from the coding sequence ATGTCTTCACAAGAACAGGCACCGGCCGCCATCCGGCTCCGCGATCTGACACGCCGCTTCACCGCGCGCGGGGCGGAAACGCTGGCGCTGGATGGCGTGTCCCTCGATGTGGCGCCGGGCGAGGTCTATGGCATCGTCGGCCGCTCCGGCGCCGGCAAGTCCACGCTGATCCGCTGCGTCAACCTGCTGGAACGCCCGGATACGGGCCGGGTCGAGGTGCTGGGCCGCGACATGCTGGCACTGGACGAGGCCGGGCTGCGCCAGGCGCGGCGCGGCATCGGCATGGTCTTCCAGCATTTCAACCTGCTCTCCTCCGCCACGGTGGCGGAGAACATCGCCTTCCCCCTTTCCATCGCCGGCGCGGGGCGCGCGGAGCGCGAGGCGCGGGTGCGCGAGCTGCTGCCGCTGGTCGGGCTGGAGGGCAAGCGCGATGCCTATCCGGCGCAGCTCTCGGGCGGGCAGAAGCAGCGCGTGGGCATCGCCCGCGCCCTGGCTTCGGACCCGAAGGTGCTGCTCTGCGACGAGGCGACCAGCGCCCTCGACCCCGAGACCACCGCCGACATCCTGTCGCTGATCAAGTCGCTGCGCGACCGGCTGGACCTGACGGTGCTGCTGATCACCCATGAGATGGCGGTGGTGAAGGCGATCTGCGACCGCGTGGCGGTGATGCAGGCCGGGCGGATCGTGGAGCAGGGCCGGGTCTTCGATGTCTTCACCCGGCCGCAACAGCCCGTCACCCGCCTTTTCGTGGCGGAGGTGATCGGCCATGCCGTGCCGCCCGGCACGGTCGCCCGCCTGCCGGCGCCGCAGCCGGGTGAGGAGCGCCGGCTGCTCCAGGTGCTCTTCGCCGGGCCGCATTCCACCCGCGCCGTGGTCAGCGAGGCCTCGCGCCGCTTCGGGCTGGATCTCAACATCGTGTCCGGCCGCATCGACGAGATCGGCGGCGAGCCCTTCGGCCTGATGGCGCTGGCGGCCTATGGCGCGCCGGCGCAACTGGCCCAGGGCGTGGAATGGATGCGTTCGCTCGGCCTCGACGTGGCCGATGTGAAGGAAGGGGAGGACCACTGA
- a CDS encoding methionine ABC transporter permease — MPNLFPWLPPALQDLMIDAAWETLVMVFVSIAVAVAIGLPLALLLYSTGQGGLRPNGWINRPLGLLINAVRSTPFIILMVAIVPFTRLVAGTSIGTSAAIVPLALAATAFISRLFEGALREVDRGVIEAARAMGATRMQILTRVLVPEAMPGIIAAITVSLVSLVGFSAMAGAIGGGGLGDLGIRFGYQRFMPEVMATVVVILILFVQGLQSLGDWLVRRVSHR; from the coding sequence ATGCCCAACCTGTTCCCCTGGCTGCCGCCCGCGCTGCAGGACCTGATGATCGACGCGGCCTGGGAGACCCTCGTGATGGTCTTCGTCTCCATCGCGGTGGCGGTGGCGATCGGCCTCCCCCTGGCGCTGCTGCTCTACAGCACGGGGCAGGGCGGGCTGCGTCCGAACGGCTGGATCAACCGGCCGCTCGGCCTGCTGATCAACGCGGTGCGCTCGACCCCCTTCATCATCCTGATGGTGGCCATCGTGCCCTTCACCCGCCTCGTCGCGGGCACCTCGATCGGCACCAGCGCCGCCATCGTGCCGCTGGCCCTGGCCGCCACCGCCTTCATCTCCCGCCTCTTCGAGGGCGCGCTGCGCGAGGTGGACCGGGGGGTGATCGAGGCCGCTCGCGCCATGGGCGCCACGCGGATGCAGATCCTGACCCGCGTCCTGGTGCCGGAGGCGATGCCCGGCATCATCGCCGCCATCACCGTCTCGCTGGTGAGCCTGGTGGGCTTCTCCGCCATGGCGGGCGCCATCGGTGGCGGCGGCCTCGGCGATCTCGGCATCCGCTTCGGCTACCAGCGCTTCATGCCGGAGGTGATGGCGACCGTGGTCGTCATCCTGATCCTCTTCGTCCAAGGGCTGCAATCGCTGGGCGACTGGCTGGTCCGCCGCGTCAGCCACCGCTGA
- a CDS encoding MetQ/NlpA family ABC transporter substrate-binding protein — MTIARRATLAALLATPALATVAHAQGAEIGTAARPLKMGVTAGPHAQVMEKVRDIAARDGLVIRIIEFTDYIQPNVALASGDLDANSFQTQPFLDQQVKDRGLKLVSVAKTLTFPMGIYSKKIKSVEALPQGGRIAIPNDPTQGGRGLMLFAQAGAIKLPANADVRVTVADITENPKRLRIVELEAAQLPRALDDVDAAAINTNYAITAGLQPTRDAIAIERSDSPHSNRIVVRQGDEEKPWVKKLINAYQNDQVKAFVAETFSGSVIPAF, encoded by the coding sequence ATGACCATCGCACGCCGCGCGACCCTCGCCGCCCTTCTCGCCACCCCGGCCCTCGCCACCGTGGCTCATGCCCAGGGCGCGGAGATCGGCACCGCCGCCCGCCCGCTGAAGATGGGCGTGACCGCCGGCCCGCATGCCCAGGTGATGGAGAAGGTGCGCGACATCGCCGCCAGGGACGGGCTGGTGATCCGCATCATCGAGTTCACCGACTACATCCAGCCCAACGTGGCGCTCGCCTCCGGCGACCTGGACGCGAACTCGTTCCAGACCCAGCCCTTCCTCGACCAGCAGGTGAAGGATCGCGGCCTCAAGCTGGTCTCGGTGGCCAAGACCCTGACCTTCCCGATGGGCATCTACTCCAAGAAGATCAAGTCGGTGGAGGCGCTGCCGCAGGGCGGCCGCATCGCCATCCCCAACGACCCGACCCAGGGCGGGCGCGGGCTGATGCTCTTCGCCCAGGCCGGCGCCATCAAGCTGCCGGCCAATGCCGATGTGCGCGTGACCGTCGCCGACATCACCGAGAACCCGAAGCGCCTGCGCATCGTGGAGCTGGAGGCGGCGCAGCTTCCCCGCGCGCTGGACGACGTGGACGCGGCGGCGATCAACACCAACTACGCCATCACCGCCGGGCTGCAACCGACCCGCGACGCCATCGCCATCGAGCGCAGCGATAGCCCGCATTCCAACCGCATCGTGGTGCGCCAGGGCGACGAGGAGAAGCCCTGGGTGAAGAAGCTGATCAATGCCTACCAGAACGACCAGGTGAAGGCCTTCGTGGCGGAGACCTTCTCCGGTTCCGTCATTCCGGCCTTCTGA
- a CDS encoding MetQ/NlpA family ABC transporter substrate-binding protein has protein sequence MQRRPLLAAGLLAGGALLRPAILRAQTGNQAGEIGSAARPLKIGVTAGPHAQVTEKVRELAAQDGFALRIVEFTDFIQPNAALAAGDLDCNSYQHQPFLDQQVRDQRLPLVAVARTLIFPMGVYSRKLRALSDLPQGGRIAIPNDPSNGGRALVLLAQAGLFRLTPGADFRATVADIVENPKRLRIVELEAAQVPRALDDVDAAAINTDYAIIAGLNPVRDSLARESGESPYANLIVVRQPDRDAPWVKRLVDTYHRDEIRDFVRDTFHGNVVAAF, from the coding sequence ATGCAGCGTCGCCCCCTTCTTGCCGCCGGCCTTCTGGCCGGCGGCGCGCTTCTCCGCCCCGCCATCCTCCGCGCCCAAACGGGGAACCAGGCAGGGGAGATCGGCAGTGCCGCCCGCCCGCTGAAGATCGGCGTCACCGCCGGGCCGCATGCCCAGGTGACGGAGAAGGTGCGCGAGCTCGCTGCCCAGGACGGCTTCGCGCTCCGCATCGTCGAGTTCACGGACTTCATCCAGCCCAACGCGGCGCTCGCGGCGGGCGATCTCGACTGCAACTCCTACCAGCACCAGCCCTTCCTCGATCAGCAGGTGCGCGACCAGCGCCTGCCGCTGGTGGCCGTGGCCCGGACGCTGATCTTCCCGATGGGCGTCTATTCCCGGAAGCTGCGCGCGCTGTCCGACCTGCCACAGGGCGGGCGCATCGCCATTCCCAACGATCCCTCGAACGGCGGCCGCGCGCTGGTGCTGCTGGCGCAGGCCGGCCTGTTCAGGCTGACACCCGGCGCCGATTTCCGCGCCACCGTGGCCGATATCGTGGAGAACCCGAAGCGCCTGCGCATCGTGGAACTGGAAGCGGCGCAGGTTCCCCGCGCGTTGGACGACGTGGATGCGGCGGCGATCAACACCGACTATGCCATCATCGCCGGGCTGAACCCGGTGCGGGATTCGCTGGCGCGGGAAAGCGGCGAAAGCCCCTATGCCAATCTCATCGTGGTGCGGCAGCCCGACCGGGATGCTCCCTGGGTGAAGCGCCTCGTCGACACCTACCATCGCGACGAGATCCGCGACTTCGTGCGTGACACCTTCCATGGCAACGTCGTGGCGGCCTTCTGA
- a CDS encoding MetQ/NlpA family ABC transporter substrate-binding protein — MQRRPLLLAAAGGLFLPAVLRAQGAAQIGTAARPCRVGVTSGVHAQVLEQVRDVLARDDFAVRITEFGDFIQPNVALAGGDIDANTYQHQPFLDAQKAQRGYDFVPVGKTVLTVMAVFSRKLKSLADLPQGGRVAIPNDPTNGGRALLLLAQGGAIKLAPGVDFRATVADVVENPKRLRFVELEAAQIARSLDDVDAAAITGNYAVPAGLNPLKDGLVKEGAESVYTCLVVVRRQDADAAWAKKLASGYATPEVRRFVEEKFGGAVIVGA, encoded by the coding sequence ATGCAGCGTCGCCCCCTCCTGCTGGCCGCGGCCGGCGGTCTCTTCCTCCCCGCCGTCCTGCGCGCGCAAGGCGCGGCGCAGATCGGCACGGCGGCGCGGCCCTGCCGCGTCGGCGTCACCAGCGGCGTGCACGCCCAGGTTCTGGAACAGGTGCGCGACGTGCTGGCGCGCGACGATTTCGCCGTGAGGATCACCGAGTTCGGCGACTTCATCCAGCCGAACGTGGCCCTGGCGGGCGGCGACATCGACGCCAACACCTACCAGCACCAGCCCTTCCTCGACGCGCAGAAGGCGCAGCGCGGCTACGACTTCGTGCCCGTGGGCAAGACCGTGCTGACGGTGATGGCGGTGTTCAGCCGCAAGCTGAAGTCGCTCGCCGACCTGCCGCAGGGCGGACGCGTGGCCATCCCCAACGATCCGACCAATGGCGGCCGCGCACTGCTGCTGCTGGCCCAGGGCGGCGCCATCAAGCTGGCCCCCGGCGTGGATTTCCGCGCCACCGTGGCGGATGTGGTGGAGAACCCCAAGCGCCTGCGCTTCGTGGAGCTGGAGGCGGCGCAGATCGCCCGCTCGCTGGACGACGTGGATGCCGCCGCCATCACCGGAAACTACGCCGTCCCCGCCGGGCTGAACCCGCTGAAGGACGGTCTGGTGAAGGAGGGCGCCGAGAGCGTCTATACCTGCCTCGTGGTGGTGCGGCGCCAGGATGCCGATGCCGCCTGGGCGAAGAAACTGGCCTCCGGCTATGCCACGCCGGAAGTCAGGCGCTTCGTCGAGGAGAAGTTCGGCGGCGCGGTGATCGTCGGCGCCTGA
- a CDS encoding DUF1674 domain-containing protein: MSEKSASPPNVTQKPAEPAPVAAPDGPPPHGGKQEERALPPEIGGPTGPEPTRYGDWERKGRVSDF; this comes from the coding sequence ATGAGCGAAAAATCCGCCTCCCCCCCGAATGTCACGCAGAAGCCGGCCGAGCCGGCGCCGGTTGCGGCGCCGGACGGCCCCCCGCCCCATGGCGGGAAGCAGGAGGAGCGCGCCCTGCCGCCCGAGATCGGCGGGCCGACCGGCCCGGAGCCGACCCGCTATGGCGACTGGGAGCGCAAGGGCCGGGTCAGCGATTTCTGA
- the htpX gene encoding zinc metalloprotease HtpX — MNGTLRTTILLAGLMALFAGVGFLLGGRQGMVVALVMAGGMNLWAWWNSDKAVLRMHNAQPIGPGDAPRLHAMVQELAARAGLPMPALYLIHEAQPNAFATGRDPRNAAVAVTSGLLEMMPEEEVAGVVAHELAHIRNRDTLIMTVTACLAGAIGFLAHFGGLLGGGRDNRNPLGFIGVLVMIVVAPLMAMLVQMAISRAREYEADRLGAQIAGGPQGLAQALLRLEGARHAILNRSAEAHPESAPLFIVNPLSGQGMDNLFSTHPSTENRVRALMGHDTTAAPPMGGPQGGGQGRGQGRVRGGTASRGPWSGGSVPPTAGRRRGPWG; from the coding sequence ATGAACGGAACACTGCGGACGACGATCCTCCTGGCGGGGCTGATGGCCCTCTTTGCCGGGGTGGGCTTCTTGCTGGGGGGCAGGCAGGGAATGGTGGTCGCCCTGGTCATGGCCGGCGGCATGAACCTCTGGGCCTGGTGGAACAGCGACAAGGCCGTGCTCCGCATGCACAACGCCCAGCCCATCGGGCCGGGCGACGCGCCCCGCCTGCACGCCATGGTGCAGGAACTGGCCGCCCGCGCCGGCCTGCCCATGCCCGCCCTCTACCTGATTCACGAGGCCCAGCCCAACGCCTTTGCCACCGGCCGCGACCCACGGAACGCCGCGGTCGCCGTTACCTCCGGCCTGCTGGAGATGATGCCGGAGGAAGAGGTGGCCGGGGTGGTGGCGCATGAGCTGGCGCATATCCGCAACCGCGACACGCTGATCATGACCGTCACCGCCTGCCTCGCCGGCGCTATCGGATTCCTGGCGCATTTCGGTGGGCTGCTCGGGGGCGGGCGGGACAACCGCAACCCGCTGGGCTTCATCGGCGTGCTGGTGATGATCGTGGTGGCCCCGCTGATGGCCATGCTGGTGCAGATGGCCATCAGCCGTGCCCGGGAATACGAGGCCGACCGCCTCGGCGCCCAGATCGCCGGCGGGCCGCAGGGCCTGGCCCAGGCCCTGCTGCGGCTGGAGGGGGCCCGCCATGCCATCCTCAACCGTTCCGCCGAGGCGCATCCCGAAAGTGCCCCCCTCTTCATCGTGAACCCGCTCTCCGGGCAGGGGATGGACAACCTCTTCTCCACCCATCCCAGCACCGAGAACCGGGTCCGTGCCCTGATGGGCCACGACACCACGGCCGCGCCCCCGATGGGCGGGCCCCAAGGGGGAGGCCAAGGGAGAGGCCAGGGGAGAGTCCGGGGCGGCACCGCGTCCCGCGGGCCCTGGAGCGGCGGCTCGGTACCGCCGACCGCCGGGCGCCGCCGGGGTCCCTGGGGATAG
- a CDS encoding ABC transporter substrate-binding protein, with protein sequence MTTTRRTLLARSLAAPALASLAAGGALPFLARPGHAQAANGILRFGLSTFPPNLQPWASAGASAGTVKMLVHRRLIAFDEKGELKGELAESWAHEDGAWVFRLRRDAIFQNGEPVTSEDVKWTIEQIAGEKSTAYMRAQFQQVTRIETPDAQTLKLYTKEPVATVPSWFSNYNMAIVWRKSSANEPVGAGPFRISGQERGTSIDLVPFDKYPRPGFPKLKGVKFTVYADENLRVAALQSGDVDLIEYVPWQSMSAIEGDPRLKMETQYGPFMDILFNGAKGPFADARVRRAVAHAVRREDIVKAAFFGRGKVLEGVPIAEGTPWYDETLAHGWNYDPARSKALLAEAGVPDGFQSTLLSTAQYGMHKDTAEVVQQHLAAVGIQCELRLPDWSTRVAQGMRGQYEIAIHGVSSDNNDPDGLSVVMDTSLSPTHGRSYMLKAPRTVEALARGRAEFDQAKRVEIYKDMQRAALEEVPLVGLAWRAQGYAMDKNVQGFTNLPGALTLLSGATLEEVSFA encoded by the coding sequence ATGACGACCACCCGCCGCACCCTTCTGGCCCGCAGCCTTGCGGCGCCTGCCCTGGCCTCGCTGGCCGCGGGCGGCGCCCTGCCTTTCCTGGCGCGCCCCGGCCATGCCCAGGCGGCCAATGGCATCCTCCGCTTCGGCCTTTCCACCTTCCCGCCGAACCTGCAGCCCTGGGCCAGCGCCGGCGCCTCCGCCGGCACGGTGAAGATGCTGGTCCATCGCCGCCTGATCGCCTTCGACGAGAAGGGCGAGCTGAAAGGGGAACTGGCGGAATCCTGGGCGCATGAGGACGGCGCCTGGGTCTTCCGCCTGCGCCGGGACGCCATCTTCCAGAATGGCGAGCCGGTGACGTCCGAGGACGTGAAGTGGACGATCGAGCAGATCGCCGGCGAGAAATCCACCGCCTATATGCGCGCGCAGTTCCAGCAGGTGACGCGCATCGAGACGCCGGACGCGCAGACGCTGAAGCTCTACACCAAGGAGCCCGTCGCCACCGTTCCGAGCTGGTTCAGCAACTACAACATGGCGATCGTCTGGCGGAAATCCTCGGCCAACGAGCCGGTCGGCGCCGGTCCCTTTCGCATCTCCGGGCAGGAGCGTGGCACCTCCATCGACCTCGTCCCCTTCGACAAGTACCCGCGCCCCGGCTTTCCGAAGCTGAAAGGCGTGAAGTTCACCGTCTATGCGGACGAGAACCTGCGCGTCGCGGCGCTGCAGTCGGGCGACGTGGACCTGATCGAATACGTACCCTGGCAGTCGATGAGCGCCATCGAGGGCGATCCGCGCCTGAAGATGGAGACGCAGTACGGTCCCTTCATGGACATCCTGTTCAACGGCGCCAAGGGCCCCTTCGCCGATGCCCGGGTGCGCCGCGCCGTCGCCCATGCCGTGCGGCGGGAGGACATCGTGAAGGCCGCTTTCTTCGGCCGGGGCAAGGTGCTGGAGGGCGTGCCGATCGCCGAGGGCACTCCCTGGTACGACGAGACGCTCGCCCATGGCTGGAACTACGACCCGGCGCGCTCAAAGGCGCTGCTGGCGGAGGCGGGCGTGCCGGACGGCTTCCAGTCCACGCTGCTCTCCACCGCGCAGTACGGCATGCACAAGGACACGGCGGAGGTCGTGCAGCAGCACCTCGCCGCCGTCGGCATCCAGTGCGAGCTGCGCCTGCCCGACTGGTCCACCCGCGTCGCCCAGGGCATGCGCGGCCAGTACGAGATCGCCATCCACGGCGTGTCCAGCGACAACAACGACCCGGACGGGCTGTCGGTGGTGATGGACACCTCGCTCTCGCCTACCCATGGCCGCTCCTACATGCTCAAGGCGCCGCGCACGGTGGAGGCGCTGGCGCGCGGCCGCGCCGAGTTCGACCAGGCCAAGCGGGTCGAGATCTACAAGGACATGCAGCGCGCGGCGCTGGAGGAGGTGCCGCTGGTCGGCCTCGCCTGGCGCGCCCAGGGCTATGCGATGGACAAGAACGTCCAGGGCTTCACCAACCTGCCCGGCGCGCTCACCCTGCTCTCCGGCGCGACGCTGGAAGAGGTGAGCTTCGCCTGA
- a CDS encoding ABC transporter permease, producing MLWILRRVGISLALVWVVASIVFMALHLVPGDPAELLLSTGGVSPDPAAVAELRERLGLDLPLMTQYGSFLAGLLRGDLGSSLVDDYPVAQEIALRLPRTLELILAGTLLAVVFGMPAGTWAALHRGGTFDRISSGIAAFLLALPVFVVGTLLVLVFAQMLRIMPAGGYVPFAQSPGQHLLLLTLPAVAIGKGLAAVVFRMTRASVLDALSKDFVRTARAKGLSPRRILVHHVVRNALTPVLTVLALHMGSLLGGTVLVEYVFNWPGLSTPLLRAVEARDYPMVVGIVLVISALFLLINLLTDLLYAALDPRIRTA from the coding sequence ATGCTCTGGATCCTGCGCCGCGTCGGCATCTCGCTCGCCCTGGTCTGGGTGGTGGCCAGCATCGTCTTCATGGCCCTGCACCTCGTGCCGGGCGATCCGGCGGAGCTGCTGCTTTCCACCGGCGGCGTCTCGCCCGACCCGGCGGCGGTGGCGGAGCTGCGCGAGCGCCTGGGCCTCGACCTGCCGCTGATGACGCAGTACGGCAGCTTCCTCGCCGGGCTGCTGCGCGGCGACCTGGGCTCCTCCCTGGTCGATGACTATCCGGTGGCGCAGGAGATCGCGCTGCGCCTGCCGCGCACGCTGGAGCTGATCCTCGCCGGCACGCTGCTCGCCGTCGTCTTCGGCATGCCCGCCGGCACCTGGGCCGCGCTGCACCGGGGCGGGACCTTCGACCGCATCAGCTCCGGCATCGCCGCCTTCCTGCTGGCCCTGCCGGTCTTCGTGGTCGGCACGCTGCTGGTGCTGGTCTTCGCGCAGATGCTGCGGATCATGCCGGCGGGCGGCTACGTGCCCTTCGCGCAAAGCCCCGGCCAGCACCTGCTGCTGCTCACCCTGCCGGCCGTCGCCATCGGCAAGGGGTTGGCCGCGGTGGTCTTCCGCATGACCCGCGCCTCGGTGCTCGACGCGCTGAGCAAGGATTTCGTCCGCACCGCCCGCGCCAAGGGCCTCAGCCCGCGCCGCATCCTGGTGCACCACGTGGTACGCAACGCGCTGACGCCGGTGCTGACCGTGCTGGCGCTGCACATGGGCTCGCTGCTCGGCGGCACGGTGCTGGTGGAATACGTCTTCAACTGGCCCGGCCTTTCCACGCCGCTGCTGCGCGCGGTGGAGGCGCGGGACTATCCCATGGTGGTCGGCATCGTGCTGGTGATCTCGGCGCTGTTCCTGCTGATCAACCTGCTGACCGACCTGCTCTACGCCGCGCTCGATCCGCGCATCCGGACGGCCTGA
- a CDS encoding dipeptide/oligopeptide/nickel ABC transporter permease/ATP-binding protein, producing the protein MTPTMKKLWIPGAAVAVIILLALAAPLLGLPDPVRQDIAHRLSGPLAGSPLGRDEFGRDVLSRLIWGARTSLSVAFASAIVAGILGTLLGLVGGWFRGLGEMLAVRSMDIILCFPPVLLALLVVTLMGPGAGTLILVLSVLYLPGFARVTYAEVLSAREHDYVEAVRALGAPTGRILLRTVLPNVAGPILVQFSLAVAAAVVLESGLSFLGLGVVPPAPSWGLMIRGARATMEQAPLLLLWPCLALTLTILAMNLLCDGLRDAVDPRTGAGRMRLRAVDRVLPGLLPRREEAAGAVLEVRDLTVEIATPRGTIRPVEGVSFSVKPGETLAVVGESGSGKSVTVTAVMGLLPPVARIAQGAAWFGERDLLRLPEEELRRLRGGPMAMIFQDPMSSLNPVHRVGDQVAEAILAHQPKLGGAEAQRRALELFRRVGIADPERRMRVFPHEMSGGMRQRVMIAMALANRPRLLIADEPTTALDVTVQAQILDLLADLQRETGMGMVFITHSLGVVAEIADSVAVMYAGQVVERGSVEAVFRGPLHPYTRALLAAVPEGEHQPAGIPGVVPPPHAFPVGCRFAPRCPHAIAACEAGPPPLEEARPGRSTRCIRWAELGALEDQAA; encoded by the coding sequence ATGACCCCGACCATGAAGAAGCTCTGGATTCCCGGCGCGGCCGTCGCCGTCATCATCCTGCTGGCCCTTGCCGCGCCGCTGCTCGGTCTGCCCGATCCGGTCCGGCAGGACATCGCCCACCGCCTTTCCGGCCCCCTGGCCGGCAGCCCGCTGGGGCGCGACGAATTCGGCCGCGACGTGCTGTCCCGCCTGATCTGGGGCGCCCGTACCAGCCTGTCCGTCGCCTTCGCCTCTGCCATCGTCGCGGGCATCCTGGGCACGCTGCTCGGCCTGGTCGGCGGCTGGTTCCGCGGGTTGGGGGAAATGCTGGCGGTGCGCAGCATGGACATCATCCTCTGCTTCCCGCCCGTGCTGCTGGCGCTGCTGGTCGTCACGCTGATGGGGCCGGGGGCGGGGACACTGATCCTGGTCCTGTCCGTCCTCTACCTCCCCGGCTTCGCCCGCGTGACCTATGCCGAGGTCCTTTCGGCGCGGGAGCACGACTATGTGGAGGCCGTCCGCGCCCTCGGCGCCCCCACCGGCCGCATCCTGCTGCGCACCGTGCTGCCCAATGTCGCCGGGCCGATCCTGGTGCAGTTCTCGCTCGCCGTGGCCGCCGCCGTGGTGCTGGAAAGCGGCCTGTCCTTCCTGGGCCTGGGCGTGGTGCCGCCGGCGCCCTCCTGGGGCCTGATGATCCGCGGCGCCCGCGCCACGATGGAACAGGCGCCGCTGCTGCTGCTCTGGCCCTGTCTGGCGCTGACGCTGACCATCCTGGCGATGAACCTGCTCTGCGACGGGCTGCGCGACGCGGTGGACCCGCGCACCGGCGCCGGGCGGATGCGCCTGCGTGCGGTGGACCGCGTGCTGCCGGGCCTGCTGCCGCGCCGCGAGGAAGCGGCGGGCGCGGTGCTGGAGGTGCGGGACCTGACCGTGGAGATCGCCACCCCGCGCGGCACGATCCGCCCGGTGGAGGGCGTCTCCTTCTCGGTGAAGCCCGGCGAGACCCTGGCCGTGGTGGGCGAGAGCGGTTCCGGCAAGTCGGTCACCGTCACGGCGGTGATGGGCCTGCTGCCGCCCGTCGCACGCATCGCCCAGGGTGCCGCTTGGTTTGGCGAGCGCGACCTGCTGCGCCTGCCGGAGGAGGAGCTCCGCAGGCTGCGCGGCGGCCCGATGGCGATGATCTTCCAGGACCCGATGAGCAGTCTGAACCCCGTCCACCGCGTGGGCGACCAGGTGGCCGAGGCGATCCTGGCGCACCAGCCGAAGCTGGGCGGTGCCGAGGCGCAGCGGCGCGCCCTGGAACTCTTCCGCCGTGTCGGCATCGCCGATCCGGAACGGCGCATGCGCGTCTTCCCGCACGAGATGTCGGGCGGCATGCGCCAGCGCGTGATGATCGCCATGGCGCTGGCCAACCGCCCGCGCCTGTTGATCGCCGACGAGCCCACTACGGCGCTGGACGTCACGGTGCAGGCGCAGATCCTCGACCTGCTGGCCGATCTCCAGCGCGAGACGGGCATGGGCATGGTCTTCATCACCCACAGCCTGGGCGTGGTGGCGGAGATCGCCGACAGCGTGGCCGTCATGTATGCCGGGCAGGTGGTGGAGCGCGGCAGCGTCGAGGCGGTCTTCCGCGGCCCGCTGCACCCCTATACCCGCGCCCTGCTGGCGGCGGTGCCGGAGGGCGAGCACCAACCCGCCGGCATCCCCGGCGTGGTGCCGCCGCCGCATGCCTTTCCCGTGGGCTGCCGCTTCGCCCCCCGCTGCCCGCATGCCATCGCCGCCTGCGAGGCCGGCCCACCCCCGCTGGAGGAGGCCCGCCCCGGCCGCAGCACGCGCTGCATCCGCTGGGCCGAACTCGGCGCCCTGGAGGACCAGGCGGCATGA